tccatGTAGAGCTGAAATTCTTTAATTGGGTTCAACGTTTCTCTAGCGTAGATTTCAAACAGGTTGGGAGATTTCATGTAGCGCATGGGACATTTCTCAAGGTACTCTTCTCGGCTTTTGTACTTCTTTAACATTCCCAGGTCGGCCTCCATTTGATTGTATTCCTTTTCAAGCTCTAATGTTATCTGAGGCTCGTACCATAGTGTGATAATGCCGCTATCCAGCCACTTGCGCATAGTGATTAAGTCAATCTCCTTTTCGTCATAAGTCTTTTCTTTATGTGGTTCCTCTACTGACGGCTGTGGATTTATAGGCAGTCCTTCATACTTGGAGGCATCTCGGGTCCGTCTTTCAACATATATCCTGAGCTGATTCACTGGGTCTGCAGCTTCAATAAAAGACTGCAAGAGGAACAGCAGGAAAAGTAAAGCTAAAGCCATAGACTCATAGAGCAATATTTGTTTTGGCTGTGGGGGTCAGTGACAGCATTTTAAATTGCAAGATAGAATGTAACAGAACTGGAGAGGAAATAGTTCAGAAACTAAGATAAGCAAAGAGACCAACTGAAACGTAGCAAAGAATaggatgtgtatatataaaaccaCTCAATGGGTAGTCTAGGGTATAATAGAAATGTTTCATGTGTTGCTGCAACAGATCCATGTATATAACTATATTTAGTGCCCCTCTGCTCCAGCCTTGCTAATATAAAGAATTTTGCTACTTACTGTTTCTTCCAACTGACTTTGTGTTCCTCCAGAATATTTGCCAAACAGCAGATTGGAATCATTACCAACTGACTTGTTCTTGTATTTCCCTCGAAACATCCGTGTTTGAAAAAATGGGAAGAAGTTCAGCAATAACAACGATGTCAAATTACTTAGAATTAAAAAGATGATAAAACTTGTCATTTTCATTttagtaatttttcaaaaaaagtctgTTAAACACAGAGGTTGTTGCTTTAGCCTCTGCAAGTAACAGAATGATGGTCTGAGTGTCAGAGCTTCTGGATACCTTTTACAGCTTTGTGAGGTCACAATGCATCTTGCGGATGGGAGGAGCCAATCATCTTCTGCaactatgatgtcataatgagtATCGCAAAACCATTGTAGTCAATGAGATTCACTAAGTCTGCAATGTCAGAGCAAGTCTAGCAATCGCACCAAAGCCAACCACCATCTGCAATGCAAATATGTCACAGTAAATCACAGGGCACAGCAACACAGTGCAGCTGCCATTGTAGGTCCTCTCAGTAGCCATGATATAATTCCCACCAAATTATCAAGGAAACGTTATTGTACCATTAAAGAAAATGCAATCAGATGCAAATTTCCCATGaacattcattaaatatattaaatggcaTTAAAagttctttatacattttattgctaCTAACAGAGCTTACAGTCACTAGTCAAGAAACAGTTTTAGGGTGGAGTTCAGTTGGAATGGACCAATGCACTTTGCATTTCCCATCTATTTGATAGAGATAGCAGTACACtaagaaaagagaaaatgaaagagcTGGCCCACACAATTGCTCCTTCCCATAAATAAACTCCGAATTATATTAGAAGTAttaaaatataacctttaatAAGCGTTTAAAATGAATGtccaaacaaaaaattaaaaagacagTTAGAAGCAGGGAGCTGATTgaccggggtcactgaccccatctaaaaacaaatgctctgtaaggctacacattaattgttattgttacttttcattactcccctttctattcagactctctcttattcatattccagtctcttattgaaatcagtgcagggttgctagggtaatttggatgctagcaaccagactgctgaaattgcaaactggagagctgctgaataaaaagctaaataactcaaaaaccacaaataatgaaaaccaattgcaaattgtctcagaatatcactctacatcatactaacagttaatttaaaggtcaacaaccccttaaATATATTGCCGATATTAAAAGGCACCTATCACCTGAAAAAATTCCCCACACTCCagacgggagggggggggggacaatggTATGTTTCAAAGAAACGTAGGTGGCCATGTTTTGGTATAAATACTTAATAAGTGGCTATATTCTCAATATATTCCTGTTTTTTCCTatgataacattggcatcaagcatcatttttacctgccatgtggcaaccctaatctctgtgtatctagtataggtcaatctaaaaacaactggacttgctgagtaatcaatgaagacgtttcactactcatccgagcagcttcttcagttcaactgactggtttgGGAAGTTCTcggtatataaactcttccactaatccatttacaattgcacattgtaactcttcaaagaggtgacatctgaagaaactcacagaggtgttgattctgtgtagttgtgataggattatccaatgtgtcatgcaactcctagatacaggtgttacttgtgagagttgcatgaatggatgtgtgaagtgttctgaatccgccggggtacagatgttagaacagcattgtatgtagcagacaggtggtgtcgaaggcaaggtgttggatcctttgggtgtaccagtttttgtctcagtgtgttgctaggtttgaaaaacacagggacatggtgtttgttgaaaatcctcctgagtatctctgacactccagctacatatgggatgactatgtttcgcctactatgcgtctccgggcggttatttctattggtgttcctgttgggcttggttgctgctgttttgacaaaggcccattctgggtagccacacgctttcaaagctcctctgagatgtttttgtctttggactctgtatcaggtgccacacattccgcccggtggtgcagggttcgaatgacacccagtttgtgttccagtggatggtgggaatcaaacaacagatattgatccgtatgagtgggtttcctgtatacttccgtcttcaagttacccccctcttggatacagatcaaacagtccaaaaaagcaagtttgttctcgtggacatcttcccttgtgaacttgatgttattgtccactgagttaatgtgttctgtaacaacacctctgtgagtttcttcagatgtcacctctttgaagagttacaatgtgccattgtaaatggattagtggaagagtttatataccgAGAACTTCCcaaaccagtcagttgaactgaagaagctgcttggatgagtagtgaaacgtcttcattgattactcagcaagtccagttgtttttagattgacctatactagatatactatgacctggatgaatgaaaatcttcatagtcctaATCTCTGTGCTTCTCTGTGGCTAGTACGTTGTATCTGAAGGCACACCGTTTATTTACCGGGATAAGCCAATCCCCAAAACTTTCACCTCACTTTAGAGGccgattataaaaaaaattagggatgtaccgaatccactattttggattcggcccaacccccACGCTTCAGTATTGGCCAAATCTTTGCAagttaggggtgtgaaggggaaaacattgtttacttccttgttttctgacaaaaagtcacgtgattttccctcagttcagccggacagaaggccgaatctgaatcctgctgtaaaaggcaaaatcatgaaacaaatcctggattcagtgcatcccaaaaaaaaaacacactatattttatatacatactgCAAAAAGAttccgcactctcagggcttataattatttatttgagaAAGGCCCGGGGACAGGCCAAAACGTTAGTCCtttggaataaaataatttttaaataattataagtcctgagagtgcggaatCTTTTTGCAGTGAATAGAGACTATTTGttgactctgcacccaggcatatttatCATCTGTATCAAGAGTGCCGGCAACCTGTGGAactctatctgtttatctatctatatatatatatatatatgcttcacTATACCATACATACAATGCAATTCGAGGCCCCCAGCTCTTTGACAAGggtctggaaaggaaaaagtggaaaaaattattttgtgacaaagtcacgtgatttccctcccctaatttacttatgcaaattcggattcggttcagccaggcacaaggattctgccgaatcctgctgaaaaaggcagaatcctggattcggtgcatccctagtaactacCTACAGGGATTACATAATAATGACAATTCAGAGCTGGATGGATCATCCTTGTAAGATTTGAAAGCTTGGGAAGGAAGGACCTCCACTAGAGACTGCAATGGTTGTCAGCACACAAAGATGTCATTTCACTAAACAGACTCCAGAGTAAAGGTAATACATCATAATAATGGTCAGTTACACTGGAGAATATACCTtcttatttaaacattttgcacTATTGTGTAACTTTTTGCCAGTTAGCTTTATGTTATGCTGTTTGTAGAGGAAGATTCTTAGTCTCAGCTCAACCCATGCCACAGAAGGGAGGCACTCAGCAAAAGGAATTCTAAAAAATGCAGTTTGGCCTTGATCAAAACACATCAGGTGAAGGGACATTTACAGCTCAGCAGGCAGGCGGTATTTTCTTCACTCAATATCTCTTCACTCATATTGATGGCAGTCTCCCGGACATACACAGCGTCAAACGATTTGTCCATTAGGTCTCTTACAGACGAGGATTTCTTTATGCGTTTCCTTGCTCTTTACCAGGAAACACGtcttaaaagagaaagaaagtttTAATCATaaggggatgccaaatgttaggggtGTTAAGAGTGATTATAATCCCTCACATGATACCCTGAGCCAGAGTAGATATTTCTAGCTCGGGACAAGAGGAGAAATTAGAAGTGGAAGAAGATCACTCAGTGGTGCTTGCACAGAAGTCCCCCAGGAGGCTGCCGTTTCTGAGCACGGGCCTGGGGTATCTGGTAAGTCATTTTAATCACTAGGGGatggaagcttaaagggattctgtcatttttatttctaaaatatactgcaaataattcactctacatttaaaaatttcattcctgaaccagcaagtgtattttttttaagttagaTTGATGTgtagcagccatctcaggtgattttgcccggtcatgtgctttcagaaagagccagcactttaggatggaactgctttctgacagttactcaatgtaactgaatgtgtctcagtgggacctggattttactattgagtgctgtttttagatctaccaggcagctgttatcttgtgttagggagccgttatctggttaacttcccattgttctgttgttaggctcctggaggggggggggtggaagagggggtgatatcactccaactttaagaacagcagtaacgagtgactgaagtttatcagagcacaagtcacataactctgggcagctgggaaatggacaatatttctagccacatgtcagagttcaaaattaaatataaaaaaaaaatctgtttgctcttttgagaaacggatttcagtgcagaattctgctggagcagcattattaactgttGAACCgtgttgaaaaacattttttcccatgacagtgtccctttaacattctgattggttatcatgggttactgcccaggagtaaatttgcccagtgtctaTAAATGAGTTCCGATGTGTTCATGATTCATACACCCCATACATCAAGTCAGACCTCCATATTACTAGTGAATATTTGTGAAATACCAACTGCTAAGGGAAATAGGACTGAAGAAAAACAATCACTCAATCATTTAATAAACAGAAGGTTTTCTTTTACTAAGTAAAGAAATATCAACCTCCGAGGTTTGTAAAAGCATTATGTTACAAACTGTACTATATACAACAGAATTATTATGCACTTGTGACAAGGGGGTGTGCCAGATCCATAATTCCACGTAATACCGaatgccgaactgaatctgaaccctcatttgcataatCAGTTCTGAAAAATATTACACAATTTGcatcacaaaaaaatgttgcatacAGTTGTCCAGCGCTTTAGTCACATGACCGAGGGTTCAGATTTGGCCTTATCctgcacccaaaaaaaaaaaaaaaaaaaatctttgatttggtgcatcctgaCAGCTCAGATGCTATATTCACTAGCACACAgtcactcaaaatatacagagaatatgtacacatttaatttacagaaatgttttttttaaaatacattaacttGACTTGAGAtcgatataaaataaatacatagtaaaCCAGTTACAAATCTTGCAGTGTAAATGCCTCAAGCTCTTTTGTTTAActaaaattttaacagttcaaaAAATGGATGTTTCATTGCTTCTTCAAGCGTTATTCTTTTAGCAGGGTCATACTCCAACATTCTTTGGATAAGATCAAATAACTGATGATGATCCTTGTTGTCAGAAACCATGTATTCCTAGTGGACAAATAAAAGAATTTAAAGCAAGTTGAAATACGGTTGCATTATCGATAGTTTCAATCCCTGATACAGTGCGggaaaaatcttcaaattttcgagttggatttctggttaaaactcacaaattcaagttgggaacAATTcaaactttgactattcgccacctaaaacctgctgagttcatgtagaagtccagTGACCCgttttaagatgttaatagcattactgacattcgagttttttttttttttttcggtgaaaaaacttgcttcgagtttagttgaattctattcgagttttctggtcggtgatatttgtttgagtttta
Above is a genomic segment from Xenopus laevis strain J_2021 chromosome 3L, Xenopus_laevis_v10.1, whole genome shotgun sequence containing:
- the LOC121401444 gene encoding uncharacterized protein LOC121401444 encodes the protein MKMTSFIIFLILSNLTSLLLLNFFPFFQTRMFRGKYKNKSVGNDSNLLFGKYSGGTQSQLEETSFIEAADPVNQLRIYVERRTRDASKYEGLPINPQPSVEEPHKEKTYDEKEIDLITMRKWLDSGIITLWYEPQITLELEKEYNQMEADLGMLKKYKSREEYLEKCPMRYMKSPNLFEIYARETLNPIKEFQLYMEKVKNSSTSLRNGAESIASLIMAVLLQVLFYHY